gataggtatagataaatacttaaatacataaaagacATCCGTAACCCAGGAACAACTAttctttggacccgggtacgtccttaaattacgtccaaaagagaggtatgggcattgtgaatgtcatctggctttgtgtggtagggcacagccagtggatgtcattccagatctagagcagagcccaactggggaagtacctccaccttacagaaaacagcagccaaataacacgagaccctactcatagtgttgtgttcctgccggtgagtaaggttgccagagctcatcgagggggggcgggtttagggtcggcaacgcgcatgtaactcctctggagttgcaggcgtacatgggctacggagactgcttaccatcaggcgggccgtatgcttgtttgccaccgacgtagtataaaaaaaattcttgattaaaaatgcccttaccaggaattGAACCCGGGTCCTCCTGCTTCGTAAACAGGATCATTAGCGACTAGGCAAAATTGCAGTGCCCTTCGCAACAGAAATGTAACCATAATACTTTTATCTCGTAATAAAGTGAGATAACCGGCCTCCTGACCTTGGTCCGTGTCTGGAAACTGGAAACGTAATGAGGAAGCTAACACTACAAGTGGAAGTGGCGTCCTTTCTGCAATCTCATTTTAGTGCGCTTTGTTCTTCAATGagatatttgttagttatatAGAAAATGGATTTGAATTATCATCGTGTGTGTTTTGTGTATTTCGAATAGTATTTTTACTGAGACAAGTAAGGGTGGAATGACATTAGCATCGAACCgcattttatatacctatatgagACATTTATCGTTAGTATGAAGATGCGTACGCATGCTTTCAGCTTTCCGATGCGTACGTACTAATTAGCGGACTCTTTAGCGGACGCTATAAAATGCGGTTCGATGCTGATCGATCTGATTCCACAATAAACTGTTCGGTAATTAATGATTCTTTTTGACAAAGTTTTCTacagtactatttatttattttgtctgtTTTGTTGTCGaccagtataaaatatataactagaataccaaatttaaaactcaatcCGATTCACGATTTCAATGTCAGTTTGTCTTTTAGTGACTTTGTGAACCcaacagaaaaaaggaaatCATTAAAAATCTGTCCTGTTAACCGGGAGATAGATTTGTTTATACTTCTTATCATACGTTGTtatctaaataaatgtttttgcCAACAGAGCACCACTCCGCTCCCCACGCCGCAAGCGCCGCGGACGCAGCGAATTCAGCATGGACGACGAGGACTACTCACCAAACAACTCTGTCGTATCCGTCAACTCATTGGCTAGTCTTCTACGGGAAAAGTTGCAAGTAGGTTTGGCTTGTTTGTGTTAGCATGGCCCCTAATCCTGTGCCAAAAGCGTCGATATTCAACATATATGAAGGAAAACAGTTCACCCAGTAACGTAGTCGTTTCCATTAACTAACTCGCTAGTCTGACGGAAGAACTTGTATCGCAAGTAAGTTTGCTTGTTTATTTCAACACTGTCCTAGGGGCGTAAGGGCTGAAGTAACCCTACAATTCTGTTGTATTCGTCAACTTACTTACTAGTCTTTTAAGGAGAAAGTTTTGTCGTAGTACTGCTCCTAACCCTATATGCCATAAGATAAGCGTCAAAGGTCAGCATGAACTCCGAGGACTATTCACATTCCAAGTCTAACTAGTTATCTATGGGGTACTTACTTGAAGTTGTATGTAAATGTTAGTGTTAGCACTGTCCCTAACCATGTGACACAAGCGTCGAAGTTTAAAGTGAACGACTTGAGAGTTTACTGCGGATTAGATGGAAAGAAAGTGgcttaagtatatttgtaacaACACGTTCATCTCTGCGCCGTGTCGCAGCCGCAGCAGCGAATCCAGCCGATCCAGGATGAACGATGATGATTAAAACATATCAGCTATCGTAGTAATGCAATGGACCTAATACTAATTTGTAGAcacaagaaataaatgataggaTTAGAGTTTAGATAATGGCTATCGTGCCAATCCATTTTTATAAATTGACTTTACAAAGTTCGTATaactgaatataaaaaaaaacccgacaGAGTCCATATACACATTAAActgaaaaatagaaataaaattaaaaatcacaattacaaattaaaacacaaatgaTTACTAGCttattatacacaatttatttatattacactttttgtacataaatatccattaataatcaatatcataaataacatttttattgagTTAGGTCATGCCACAATAGTATACGCAGTCGAACCTGCTCGCAATCATTgtcagaatgctgttggagctgcccctcacccggcgcaccagggaggCGTAGCGCTTGCGCATGGTGGCATGGAAGCAGTCTACCCTGGCTGTCGCAAACATCCCTGACCCCTGAATATTGCTTTTCCAGAGCATCCCTCAAAAGATCCGCAAGAAACCGACCGACTACAAGCTTCGCGCGTTCGTCGGCCTCATGTTCCTAGCGGTTGTGTTCTTCGTCGGTTTCGCGTACGTGCTATACCATCAGCAGGCCAGTAGCCAGGTAGTTACGTCCTTCTCTTTCTGATCTGGACAAAAACATCCCTTAAAATATTACTACGTGCTGTTACATCAGCAGGCCAGCAGCCAGGTGGGTACTCCTTGTTTCTCTTTCTCATTAAGCTCTGCAGATCTGTGGAAGTGGTCCAAATCAACCGGTTCTGTACTAAACCTGTAGTGTGTTGTGAGTAAATGAAAGCTTTTCCTCAATAGACTGtctctcgtttttttttttttttttttttttttttttttttttttttttttttttttttttttttttttttttttttttttttataactataggcaagcgtttgaccacgatctcacctgatggtaagtgatgatgcagtctacggtggagcacgcttacctatgagatacctatttaccctagccttgaagagacccagattgtactcatgcggaaacacagactcgggcagggcattccactccttggcagttcgcataagaaatgttgaagcaaaacgcttcgtgcgtatttgtggaatacctaacGTTGCGTGTAAGTTGTTGGTACAACCAGGCTAAGCTGAGCTGGACCGCCATAAATTGGTTTCAATAAATTTATGGCGATCAGCTTCAGCAGAACGTGCAAGCTCAGACGGactatgaaaaaagaaaatctaaaaatgtacaagaaagatagagaggcagataacaaaattttcttttttcgcGGTAGGACCTCAGAGCGTCGCGGCCGAGGCGTAAGGTAAGGTTTACAAGCGAACCCTTACTAGTGTAGAGCTCGAATCTGCGTTTACCATGTCGATCAATGCCCTTCATTACCTAAAACATCCCTGAGGACATCCCCAGGCCTTGCTCCAATCTCCTAAAATGCTATATGAATTCCATGTTCATAgcaatttcattataatttggTTCTTACGAAGAATGGTggtgtattaaaaatattataatttcagGCATACTTCGACGCAGTACAATTCAACGAACCAAAGAGGTTGCTGAGAATTCATAGTGCTGATGATAATGAGATACTCAGGGCTAGTCTTGGTAAGTCACACTGAATTTTTTATCACTTAAATTTTAGCGAGCTATCACTACTGCCCTGGACATTGTGATATATAGTGTGAACAGAACTTTGCTGATATGACCTAGGTCTGGATTATCatcaacatatttatttattttttgttcctCCCGagaagaatgaattatttatccagatttttttaatggtgTGTCTTTCTTGTAGCGGTGAATCTGCCTGCCAAGCAGAAGGCGTTCCCCTGCCTACCAGCACACCGGCGTCCCGGCTCCGAGTGTCTCGAATGGCAGCAGTCCGCTCGCTTCTACCTCAAGTGTCTGCCTCATGACCCTGGCTTAGATAACACTACGTGCTACTCGGTAGAGTGGCAGGCGCTTCGTCATGGTATGAAAGATAGTTGTTTGTTAGATTTCATTAGCAGACACTGTCAGATACATAATAGAAGATAAAATTATACAGCATACAAGTGATTACAAAGGGCAAATCAatcatattttagattttaagatGTCGCTTCTGTTTTAGATATttaactatataaattatacatagTAGCAAAGTTTGCCATCGAAACATAAGaccaattatttttatgacCGGTTCTTAGACTAAATTTAGTATTCTGTAAAAGAGCCTTCCAATACTATTTTCAGACGTCTACCCCACTGACTGTTTTGACTGGAGTGATACGAAAACCAATTGGTACGGCGGCGGACAGGCGGCCAACCTCTCTTGGCCACTGAACAACGGAACCATCGACTTCACTCCCTTCATCACCGGGAACATACAGAAATCACAGTTTGGAAACGTCCTCACCAGATACCTCATAAACTCCAAAGGTGCAGCAGTCATAATCGACGAAGAAACTCCATTACATATCGCAATCAATAAAGGAATCAAACAGATCTGCATCAAAGCACAACATGATAACTTCGCATATGCCAACAAACTTACAGAATTCCCTGAAATGAAGTACAACATATGCACTTCAAGAGACATGAAATCGTTGCATTCTTCAATACATAATCACCAAAGAGCTCCTTTATGGGATGGTCTCAAACCAGCAGATATGCTGACCTTGGAGTCTTTGATAACTGAACCAGTCTGGCAAATAGCACCAAGGTTTAAGCACGAACTGCAAGCAGAAACCATTTCAAAATACACCGAAGATGTTATCAATCTAGGCTTCCTAAAACAAGGACATGTTTTGATTAATGAATTTTGGCAGAACGAGATAGGTGATTTAACTGTCGATACAAGTAGATTCGAGACGTTGAACATAACTGTAGACAAACTACATAGAAGAGGTTTTAAAGTAGCGTTCACGATCCAGCCCTTTATAAGCACGGAGAGTAAGAATTTCGCTGAATGCGTACAAAAGAGACTGTTAGTTAGTGAGCGAGAAAGTGATAGAAGAATACCAGCCTTAACCAGATTCAAATCCTTAGCAAGCGCTGGCATGCTAGATATAACTAATAACAGAACAGTTCCATGGTTCACGGAAAAGATACAAGCAGTCATAGACAAATATCACATAGATTCTTTCTACTTAGATTTAGGGACAGCTTACGCTATGCCAATGTACTATCAATGTGAAAAGCGATTGATTAACCCTGATCAATACAAGACCATCTTCACGAAGACTTTTGAGAAATCACTAAACATCATTGGAGTATCTGGTGCCGTATCGCTACCGAGACCGCCTATCTTTGTGTCACTACCGCCATTTGAGTCGTCTTGGGAAGCGTTACGCTCGGTTATACCAACGATGCTGACTTATGGCATTAGTGGATACCCCTTCATTATGCCTGGAGCTGTGGGTGGAGACATCTATTGGCCGGGTAGCGAGCAGTTTCTGCCTTCTTCTAAAGGTATTTTGATTTCATCATATTccttatatttttacttatctCCATTTTAAAAGACAAACAATTCAAGGAAAACTGGTGAAATTAATTACATGTTTCTTCATGGAACCAAAAAAATAGTTAGCTTGATTTCTTCTCTTTACCATGTCATTtgtatcatcatcataatttcatCATCCATTACAGCATCATCACTAGCATATTTCTGTTTGCTTAGTTAAACCTTTGATTTTTCCAGGATTACTAGAGTCAAATGCAACAAGCACAGAAACCAAAAAGCTGCCAGAAGTGGAGTTGTACATGCGCTGGCTACAGATGGCGACGTTCCTGCCCGTCATGAAGTTCACGCACCTGCCCAGTAAATACAACGACGAAAAGGTGCTGGAGATGGCGAAAAACTTGACGGTGCTCAGGCAGAAGACGGTAAGGTTTGATAACAAAAACGGGCCAAACATAGCAGTCAGGTGGCGATGCACCTGTCCAGCAAGTACAATGTTGAGAAGGTGCTGGAGATGGCGACGAACTTGTTGGCGCTTAGACAGAAGACGCTAAGAAGGCTATACTATTGAAAGGGGCCATCCACAATAAAGGTTCAGCATTACTGCTACAGTAATGGGGTGCGACATTGCTTCCGCAAATTATATCAGAAATCcaggcagtaatgtcgcgctgcttTGGTAATGCTGCCGGCTgccttatataaaaaaaaaatgaattgttTTCAAAACTGTATCACCATCTCTCTTATTATCCCGTATAAGATTCGCATAGGAAGTGCAAGCTCGTACTGCATGCTTACCCTTAGCGATGGTCAAAAACGCCTAGTCTTTCTAAGATTGCTGATATACTCTTACTTACTCGAGAAATTAGGACGGGTACTGCCGTGACGGGGTAGCCTAGAGGTCCAAGGCGTTAGctgcgtaagctgaagacggcGAAGACCATGGTTCGAAGCCGGCCTCTGCCACTGTAGGGCTTGGTcacatattttttagtatttgacatctatttcagtttattatttacctattacTAGTAACTGAcacacactacactacactacacactGCTACTGACTAGtaacagagctcaacgagggtgggagggggttagggtcggcaacgcgcatgtaactcctctggagttgcaggcgtacataggctacggatactgcttaccatcaggcaggccgtatgcttgtttgccaccgacgtagtataaaaaaaaaaactgactgcTCAAACATACACAAATTAACCGATATACCTAAATAGGTACAATTAGGTAATTATCTACTATCTGTTACCTTTTCCAGATAACCCCTCTCCTCCTAAAGTACAAGCGCGAGGCCCTTGAAGAAGGCCTGCCGTTGATCAGACCTCTATGGCTAGTAACCGGCGGTGACCCCTTGCTGGTGGTGAAGGATGAGTTCGCGATCGGAGACGATATTGTGGTGGCTCCCGTGCTTTATCCGGGGCAGACTACTAGAGAAGGTAataatgttgtaattttttcgaaggtaaggtagaagtactagtgctcgacgctgcactagtcaccgacatgggcactttatttcatggaaatataggttaaatttgaacaacgaaattttttctgtattcgaacttaatccttgtcacttgaactttgacataaagtgcccatgtcgaatactagtgcagcgtcgagcactagtacttctaccttactctAAGTCACatagttttgttttcttatTAACCCGCCTTCCTCTTAGTTTCATTTATTTAGGAATGATACGTTAGAAGCTTTCATTTTCTTTGTCtgttttattagggttccgtagccaaatggcaaaaaacggaacccttatagattcgtcatgtccgtctgtctgtccgattatgtcacagccacttttttccgaaactataagagctatactgttcaaacttggtaagtagatgtattctatgatccgcattaagattttcacacaaaaatagaaaaaaaaaacaataaatttgggggggggggggggggggggttaagcagtggtggccgagtggatatgacgtccgactttcaatccggaggtcgcgggtcgTATCCTGGCTCGACGGCGCGGCtggcagtgggacgtatataggctgaattattattttattttatttgggggctccccatacttagaactgaaactcaaaaaatcttttttcatcaaacccatacgtgtggggtatctgtggataggtcttcaaaaatgatattgagatttctaatatcattttttctaacctgaatagtttgcgcgagagacacttccaaagtggtaaaatgtgtccccccccccctgtaacttctaaaataagcctaaaacctaaaaaaatgtatgatgtacattaccatgtaaacttccactgaaaattggtttgaacgagatctagtaagtagttttttttaatacgtcataaatggtacggaacccttcatgggcgagtccgattcgcacttggccgcttttttattagtattatcaTAAAAATTTCTATAAACATCCTTTATTAAATCAGACCGATTTGTAAGCAAGATTTAACCCTGCTTCATATAACAGAATGAGTTAAAATTTAGCATAGGTACCTGATACAAACCTATACATAGGTACCTGATACAAACCTATACATAGGTACCTGATACAAA
This region of Cydia pomonella isolate Wapato2018A chromosome 17, ilCydPomo1, whole genome shotgun sequence genomic DNA includes:
- the LOC133527250 gene encoding myogenesis-regulating glycosidase isoform X2 is translated as MSNECKLNAFAHKFKYVSPLWIESDSDISKSSEGGGLCNSNSDDSLRCSSGSSDSSINNFLDSKIPEHHQSSASAFSDGDTQADHNETDDDRAKAPLRSPRRKRRGRSEFSMDDEDYSPNNSVVSVNSLASLLREKLQSIPQKIRKKPTDYKLRAFVGLMFLAVVFFVGFAYVLYHQQASSQAYFDAVQFNEPKRLLRIHSADDNEILRASLAVNLPAKQKAFPCLPAHRRPGSECLEWQQSARFYLKCLPHDPGLDNTTCYSVEWQALRHDVYPTDCFDWSDTKTNWYGGGQAANLSWPLNNGTIDFTPFITGNIQKSQFGNVLTRYLINSKGAAVIIDEETPLHIAINKGIKQICIKAQHDNFAYANKLTEFPEMKYNICTSRDMKSLHSSIHNHQRAPLWDGLKPADMLTLESLITEPVWQIAPRFKHELQAETISKYTEDVINLGFLKQGHVLINEFWQNEIGDLTVDTSRFETLNITVDKLHRRGFKVAFTIQPFISTESKNFAECVQKRLLVSERESDRRIPALTRFKSLASAGMLDITNNRTVPWFTEKIQAVIDKYHIDSFYLDLGTAYAMPMYYQCEKRLINPDQYKTIFTKTFEKSLNIIGVSGAVSLPRPPIFVSLPPFESSWEALRSVIPTMLTYGISGYPFIMPGAVGGDIYWPGSEQFLPSSKGLLESNATSTETKKLPEVELYMRWLQMATFLPVMKFTHLPSKYNDEKVLEMAKNLTVLRQKTITPLLLKYKREALEEGLPLIRPLWLVTGGDPLLVVKDEFAIGDDIVVAPVLYPGQTTREVYLPAGLWEDGIDGSMRKGSRWMHEYRVPINRVAYFKRLPSDLRFR
- the LOC133527250 gene encoding myogenesis-regulating glycosidase isoform X1, which translates into the protein MDGQPEIAKGLNSPELKRNKEIPFVDDFIELDHVKPGEPIRPKRQTKEIHAADLGEVHSSPDSDTIVVNTPEGTLYITLEPDSSKSSRVNSPSTQSTDLTSPSTSKAAEESMALIQNEKDVEAEQRRTNLRRNSISMPTLQNLELEVLRQQYLQNPQDQIPEHHQSSASAFSDGDTQADHNETDDDRAKAPLRSPRRKRRGRSEFSMDDEDYSPNNSVVSVNSLASLLREKLQSIPQKIRKKPTDYKLRAFVGLMFLAVVFFVGFAYVLYHQQASSQAYFDAVQFNEPKRLLRIHSADDNEILRASLAVNLPAKQKAFPCLPAHRRPGSECLEWQQSARFYLKCLPHDPGLDNTTCYSVEWQALRHDVYPTDCFDWSDTKTNWYGGGQAANLSWPLNNGTIDFTPFITGNIQKSQFGNVLTRYLINSKGAAVIIDEETPLHIAINKGIKQICIKAQHDNFAYANKLTEFPEMKYNICTSRDMKSLHSSIHNHQRAPLWDGLKPADMLTLESLITEPVWQIAPRFKHELQAETISKYTEDVINLGFLKQGHVLINEFWQNEIGDLTVDTSRFETLNITVDKLHRRGFKVAFTIQPFISTESKNFAECVQKRLLVSERESDRRIPALTRFKSLASAGMLDITNNRTVPWFTEKIQAVIDKYHIDSFYLDLGTAYAMPMYYQCEKRLINPDQYKTIFTKTFEKSLNIIGVSGAVSLPRPPIFVSLPPFESSWEALRSVIPTMLTYGISGYPFIMPGAVGGDIYWPGSEQFLPSSKGLLESNATSTETKKLPEVELYMRWLQMATFLPVMKFTHLPSKYNDEKVLEMAKNLTVLRQKTITPLLLKYKREALEEGLPLIRPLWLVTGGDPLLVVKDEFAIGDDIVVAPVLYPGQTTREVYLPAGLWEDGIDGSMRKGSRWMHEYRVPINRVAYFKRLPSDLRFR
- the LOC133527250 gene encoding myogenesis-regulating glycosidase isoform X4; translation: MRGARRNREFDCIPLTQIPEHHQSSASAFSDGDTQADHNETDDDRAKAPLRSPRRKRRGRSEFSMDDEDYSPNNSVVSVNSLASLLREKLQSIPQKIRKKPTDYKLRAFVGLMFLAVVFFVGFAYVLYHQQASSQAYFDAVQFNEPKRLLRIHSADDNEILRASLAVNLPAKQKAFPCLPAHRRPGSECLEWQQSARFYLKCLPHDPGLDNTTCYSVEWQALRHDVYPTDCFDWSDTKTNWYGGGQAANLSWPLNNGTIDFTPFITGNIQKSQFGNVLTRYLINSKGAAVIIDEETPLHIAINKGIKQICIKAQHDNFAYANKLTEFPEMKYNICTSRDMKSLHSSIHNHQRAPLWDGLKPADMLTLESLITEPVWQIAPRFKHELQAETISKYTEDVINLGFLKQGHVLINEFWQNEIGDLTVDTSRFETLNITVDKLHRRGFKVAFTIQPFISTESKNFAECVQKRLLVSERESDRRIPALTRFKSLASAGMLDITNNRTVPWFTEKIQAVIDKYHIDSFYLDLGTAYAMPMYYQCEKRLINPDQYKTIFTKTFEKSLNIIGVSGAVSLPRPPIFVSLPPFESSWEALRSVIPTMLTYGISGYPFIMPGAVGGDIYWPGSEQFLPSSKGLLESNATSTETKKLPEVELYMRWLQMATFLPVMKFTHLPSKYNDEKVLEMAKNLTVLRQKTITPLLLKYKREALEEGLPLIRPLWLVTGGDPLLVVKDEFAIGDDIVVAPVLYPGQTTREVYLPAGLWEDGIDGSMRKGSRWMHEYRVPINRVAYFKRLPSDLRFR
- the LOC133527250 gene encoding myogenesis-regulating glycosidase isoform X3, whose translation is MEPNGKLGNGKQRIGWRWQVGVPVPPTIPEHHQSSASAFSDGDTQADHNETDDDRAKAPLRSPRRKRRGRSEFSMDDEDYSPNNSVVSVNSLASLLREKLQSIPQKIRKKPTDYKLRAFVGLMFLAVVFFVGFAYVLYHQQASSQAYFDAVQFNEPKRLLRIHSADDNEILRASLAVNLPAKQKAFPCLPAHRRPGSECLEWQQSARFYLKCLPHDPGLDNTTCYSVEWQALRHDVYPTDCFDWSDTKTNWYGGGQAANLSWPLNNGTIDFTPFITGNIQKSQFGNVLTRYLINSKGAAVIIDEETPLHIAINKGIKQICIKAQHDNFAYANKLTEFPEMKYNICTSRDMKSLHSSIHNHQRAPLWDGLKPADMLTLESLITEPVWQIAPRFKHELQAETISKYTEDVINLGFLKQGHVLINEFWQNEIGDLTVDTSRFETLNITVDKLHRRGFKVAFTIQPFISTESKNFAECVQKRLLVSERESDRRIPALTRFKSLASAGMLDITNNRTVPWFTEKIQAVIDKYHIDSFYLDLGTAYAMPMYYQCEKRLINPDQYKTIFTKTFEKSLNIIGVSGAVSLPRPPIFVSLPPFESSWEALRSVIPTMLTYGISGYPFIMPGAVGGDIYWPGSEQFLPSSKGLLESNATSTETKKLPEVELYMRWLQMATFLPVMKFTHLPSKYNDEKVLEMAKNLTVLRQKTITPLLLKYKREALEEGLPLIRPLWLVTGGDPLLVVKDEFAIGDDIVVAPVLYPGQTTREVYLPAGLWEDGIDGSMRKGSRWMHEYRVPINRVAYFKRLPSDLRFR
- the LOC133527250 gene encoding myogenesis-regulating glycosidase isoform X5 — encoded protein: MISERAPLRSPRRKRRGRSEFSMDDEDYSPNNSVVSVNSLASLLREKLQSIPQKIRKKPTDYKLRAFVGLMFLAVVFFVGFAYVLYHQQASSQAYFDAVQFNEPKRLLRIHSADDNEILRASLAVNLPAKQKAFPCLPAHRRPGSECLEWQQSARFYLKCLPHDPGLDNTTCYSVEWQALRHDVYPTDCFDWSDTKTNWYGGGQAANLSWPLNNGTIDFTPFITGNIQKSQFGNVLTRYLINSKGAAVIIDEETPLHIAINKGIKQICIKAQHDNFAYANKLTEFPEMKYNICTSRDMKSLHSSIHNHQRAPLWDGLKPADMLTLESLITEPVWQIAPRFKHELQAETISKYTEDVINLGFLKQGHVLINEFWQNEIGDLTVDTSRFETLNITVDKLHRRGFKVAFTIQPFISTESKNFAECVQKRLLVSERESDRRIPALTRFKSLASAGMLDITNNRTVPWFTEKIQAVIDKYHIDSFYLDLGTAYAMPMYYQCEKRLINPDQYKTIFTKTFEKSLNIIGVSGAVSLPRPPIFVSLPPFESSWEALRSVIPTMLTYGISGYPFIMPGAVGGDIYWPGSEQFLPSSKGLLESNATSTETKKLPEVELYMRWLQMATFLPVMKFTHLPSKYNDEKVLEMAKNLTVLRQKTITPLLLKYKREALEEGLPLIRPLWLVTGGDPLLVVKDEFAIGDDIVVAPVLYPGQTTREVYLPAGLWEDGIDGSMRKGSRWMHEYRVPINRVAYFKRLPSDLRFR